In Acidobacteriota bacterium, a single genomic region encodes these proteins:
- a CDS encoding Gfo/Idh/MocA family oxidoreductase: MADKKLNVGLLGCGRLGQVYARDLAGVIPETRLTAVADSHLGSARRCAETFEVAGCYGDPLQLLDDPKVDAVAIVTPTSTHAELVEACASRGKAVFCEKPLSIALDQALAMQETVEKSGIFFQMGFMRRFDPGYAAAKHKIEAGEIGRPVLFKSSSRDPYRPSVEYADPRHSGGMIVDMGIHDFDLALWLMGPVRRVQSTGGVLVYPELGEVGDIDNAIVTLEFEQGLGVIDLSRKGVYAYDIFTEVLGSEGAVRVGYLRETPMLLLKENQVSHDTVPYFPQRFRDAYTLQLQNFARNVLTDTPPPVTIADGVQALKVALAATKSLHQGRRVALD; the protein is encoded by the coding sequence ATGGCAGATAAGAAGCTCAACGTCGGACTGTTGGGGTGCGGACGGCTGGGGCAAGTCTACGCCCGCGACTTGGCCGGAGTCATTCCCGAGACCCGCTTGACGGCGGTAGCCGACAGTCACCTGGGGTCAGCCCGGCGCTGCGCCGAGACCTTCGAGGTGGCCGGTTGCTACGGGGATCCGCTGCAATTGCTGGACGATCCCAAGGTGGACGCGGTGGCCATCGTCACCCCTACCAGCACCCACGCCGAGTTGGTGGAAGCCTGCGCTTCGCGGGGCAAGGCGGTTTTCTGCGAGAAGCCGCTTTCCATCGCCCTCGACCAGGCCCTGGCCATGCAGGAGACGGTGGAGAAGAGCGGCATCTTCTTCCAGATGGGATTCATGCGCCGCTTCGATCCCGGCTACGCCGCCGCCAAACACAAGATCGAGGCGGGAGAGATCGGGCGTCCGGTCCTCTTCAAGTCGAGTTCGCGCGACCCCTACCGGCCCAGCGTGGAGTACGCCGATCCGCGCCACAGCGGAGGCATGATCGTCGACATGGGCATCCACGACTTCGATCTGGCCCTGTGGCTGATGGGTCCGGTGCGGCGCGTCCAGAGCACGGGAGGCGTGCTGGTCTATCCCGAGCTGGGCGAAGTGGGCGACATCGACAATGCCATCGTTACGCTGGAATTCGAGCAGGGACTGGGCGTGATCGATCTTTCCCGCAAGGGCGTCTACGCCTATGACATTTTCACCGAGGTGCTGGGCTCGGAGGGAGCCGTGCGGGTGGGATACCTGCGTGAGACGCCCATGCTGCTGCTCAAGGAAAACCAGGTCTCACACGACACCGTCCCTTACTTTCCCCAGCGCTTCCGCGATGCCTACACCCTGCAACTGCAGAACTTCGCCCGCAACGTCCTCACCGACACCCCTCCCCCTGTCACCATCGCCGACGGCGTACAGGCTCTCAAGGTAGCCCTGGCGGCCACCAAGAGCCTGCACCAGGGCCGACGGGTGGCGCTCGATTGA
- a CDS encoding calcineurin-like phosphoesterase family protein, with protein MPNRRIQAASRRAFLGHLGTLAAAAALSPLGGELWGARSPRSVVLNDLSRPRPQRVRGRVHAAGRGLASVALSDGVTVVDSDAEGYFELVGDTRARFLSLSLPAGYAIPRNPTGTARLYAPLQPDQKGEAEVEFELRKLSRSDSRHTFYQLADPQTRTIDEMRWFQRETVPEVARLAAEQAGGTAFGIGCGDIMYDVLSLYPEYEKGVQAMGIPFFQVVGNHDLDFESHTNPGASSTFQSHFGPSHYSFNRGAVHYVVLNSVFWHGDGYIGYLSEGQLAWLKQDLARVEAGSPVVVALHIPVNTTNPERRQRANRDESGRVQNRQALYHLLEPFQAHIVSGHLHESEHMFEGGVHEHISGAVCGAWWSGPICHDGTPMGYAVYQVDGEDLSWRYQSTGKPPEHQMRLYPPGSDPLAPEEVVANIWDWDPKWKVTCYQDGQAGGPMARRIGLDPLSVQLHTGHDLPAKNSWVEPMPTGHLFYAPVAPGVRRITVEAVDRFGRTYREDLNLQ; from the coding sequence ATGCCGAATCGCAGAATACAAGCCGCCAGCCGAAGGGCTTTTCTGGGACACCTGGGCACACTGGCTGCCGCTGCCGCCCTGTCTCCTCTGGGAGGGGAGTTGTGGGGAGCGCGTTCGCCCCGGTCGGTCGTGCTCAACGACTTATCCCGTCCTCGTCCCCAGCGGGTTCGCGGACGCGTCCATGCGGCCGGCAGGGGACTGGCCTCGGTCGCGCTCAGCGACGGCGTGACGGTGGTCGACAGCGACGCCGAAGGCTATTTCGAACTGGTAGGGGATACTCGAGCCCGCTTCCTGTCGCTGAGTCTGCCCGCCGGCTACGCCATCCCCCGCAATCCCACCGGGACGGCTCGCCTCTACGCCCCTCTGCAACCCGATCAGAAGGGCGAGGCCGAGGTGGAATTCGAACTCCGCAAGCTGTCTCGCTCGGACTCGCGCCATACCTTCTACCAGTTGGCCGATCCGCAGACCCGCACCATCGACGAGATGCGCTGGTTCCAGCGGGAGACCGTCCCCGAGGTGGCCCGCCTGGCTGCGGAGCAAGCCGGAGGAACGGCTTTCGGAATCGGATGCGGAGACATCATGTACGACGTGCTCTCGCTCTATCCCGAGTACGAGAAGGGCGTCCAGGCCATGGGGATTCCATTCTTCCAGGTCGTGGGCAACCATGATCTGGACTTCGAATCGCACACCAACCCCGGCGCCTCCTCCACCTTCCAGAGCCACTTCGGGCCTTCCCACTACTCCTTCAACCGGGGAGCCGTCCACTATGTCGTCCTCAACAGCGTCTTCTGGCACGGCGACGGCTATATCGGATACCTGAGCGAAGGCCAACTGGCCTGGCTCAAGCAGGACCTGGCGCGGGTGGAGGCTGGAAGTCCCGTGGTCGTGGCGCTTCATATCCCCGTCAACACCACCAATCCGGAGCGCCGCCAGCGCGCCAACCGCGACGAAAGCGGCAGAGTGCAAAACCGCCAGGCTCTCTACCACCTGCTGGAGCCTTTCCAGGCTCACATCGTTTCCGGACATCTTCACGAAAGCGAGCACATGTTCGAGGGAGGCGTGCACGAGCACATCAGCGGCGCCGTTTGCGGCGCCTGGTGGAGCGGCCCCATCTGCCACGACGGGACGCCCATGGGGTACGCCGTCTACCAGGTGGACGGCGAAGACCTGAGCTGGCGCTACCAGTCGACCGGCAAGCCCCCCGAGCATCAAATGCGGCTCTATCCTCCCGGCAGCGACCCGCTGGCTCCCGAGGAGGTAGTGGCCAACATCTGGGACTGGGATCCGAAGTGGAAGGTGACCTGCTATCAGGACGGCCAGGCCGGCGGTCCCATGGCGCGCCGCATCGGTCTCGATCCGCTTTCAGTGCAACTGCACACGGGCCACGACTTGCCGGCCAAGAATTCCTGGGTCGAGCCCATGCCCACCGGACATCTCTTCTACGCTCCCGTGGCTCCCGGCGTCCGCCGCATCACCGTGGAAGCCGTCGACCGCTTCGGACGCACCTATCGCGAAGACCTGAACCTGCAATAA
- a CDS encoding sugar ABC transporter substrate-binding protein → MKKYPFIVTVIAVLLLALAWTACNRPDQQERGTRIALVLKTLNNPFFIDMQAGAQEAADRLGVELVVQAAERELDVEKQMQIVENLIQTDVDAICLTPSGSKEIVPAVVKANAAGIPVLILDTRLDQPTASSQGAQTAAFIGSDNYDGGRIAGRHLVELTGGKAKVAVLEGIPGHETGDSRLRGFREAIAGSQVEIVASQPANWERDQGFNVFQNMLQAHPEIDALFACNDMMALGAIEAIEAAGRTGQITVIGFDAVQDARQAMQEGKMQASVAQFPSQMGKLAVERAVALLRGEEIERDNSVPIQLVTP, encoded by the coding sequence ATGAAGAAATACCCATTCATCGTCACAGTGATCGCGGTGCTATTGCTGGCCCTGGCCTGGACGGCCTGCAACCGTCCCGACCAGCAGGAACGGGGCACCCGCATCGCGCTGGTGCTCAAGACCCTCAACAATCCCTTCTTCATCGATATGCAGGCGGGAGCCCAGGAAGCCGCCGACCGCCTGGGCGTGGAGTTGGTGGTGCAGGCGGCGGAACGCGAGCTGGACGTCGAAAAGCAAATGCAGATTGTGGAAAACCTGATCCAGACCGACGTCGACGCCATCTGCCTGACCCCCAGCGGCTCCAAGGAAATCGTGCCCGCCGTGGTCAAGGCCAACGCCGCCGGCATTCCCGTCCTCATCCTGGACACCCGCCTGGACCAGCCCACCGCCTCCAGCCAGGGCGCCCAGACGGCCGCCTTTATCGGGTCCGACAACTACGACGGCGGACGCATCGCCGGCCGGCACCTGGTGGAGCTGACCGGCGGCAAAGCCAAAGTAGCGGTGCTGGAAGGCATCCCCGGACACGAAACCGGCGACTCGCGCCTGCGCGGCTTCCGGGAAGCCATCGCCGGCAGCCAAGTCGAGATCGTGGCCTCCCAACCCGCCAACTGGGAGCGCGACCAGGGCTTCAACGTCTTTCAGAACATGCTGCAAGCCCATCCCGAGATCGACGCTCTTTTCGCTTGCAACGACATGATGGCCCTGGGGGCTATCGAAGCCATCGAGGCGGCTGGACGCACGGGCCAGATCACCGTCATCGGCTTCGACGCCGTCCAGGACGCCCGCCAGGCCATGCAAGAGGGCAAGATGCAGGCCTCGGTGGCCCAGTTCCCCTCTCAGATGGGAAAGCTGGCCGTGGAGAGAGCGGTAGCTCTGCTGAGGGGAGAAGAGATCGAGCGCGACAACTCCGTCCCCATCCAACTCGTCACGCCTTAA
- a CDS encoding PQQ-binding-like beta-propeller repeat protein: protein MNRSTRLRRTGLFLVLLAAACPLIWAGWEGSEETAAEEASYDWTQWGGPDRNFLLPQAGPLATEWPEEGPKVLWSRPLGDDGFSSILFEDGRLYTMHRDGDRDVVVGLDAATGGTIWETAYESPTAEDMILDFGPGPISTPLIAGDRIYTVSSTVKFHCLDKKDGKILWSHDLREEMQASHMGRGYGPSPIAYQDLVILGLGGQEQAVVAFDQESGELRWKSGSFPPSYSSPILVDFGGREMLIISMGTARAGLDPSNGEVIWEMDTPKVVGPMMSTQHFGDDHILFGSMAYGGGSRAIQLKKEGDQFSAEELWYSRRTRIMYTTYVRIGDHVYGSSGDFGPAFLQCLNIHDGKVLWRERGFSRAHLVLVGEHVLILDEDGDLAITTASPQGLTVHSQANVLERTAWTPPTVIGSTVYLRNRKEIKALDLSR from the coding sequence ATGAATAGATCGACGAGACTGCGACGAACGGGGCTTTTTCTGGTACTGCTGGCGGCGGCCTGTCCGCTCATCTGGGCCGGTTGGGAGGGGTCTGAGGAGACGGCGGCCGAGGAGGCTTCTTACGACTGGACTCAATGGGGCGGTCCCGACCGCAATTTCCTCTTGCCCCAGGCGGGGCCCCTGGCCACAGAGTGGCCTGAGGAGGGACCCAAGGTGCTGTGGAGCAGGCCCCTGGGCGACGACGGCTTCTCCTCCATTCTCTTCGAGGACGGCCGCCTCTACACCATGCACCGGGATGGGGACCGGGACGTGGTGGTCGGCCTCGACGCCGCCACGGGCGGGACCATTTGGGAGACGGCCTACGAGTCGCCCACCGCCGAGGACATGATTCTCGATTTCGGTCCCGGTCCCATCTCCACGCCTCTGATCGCGGGCGACCGCATCTACACCGTCAGCTCCACGGTCAAGTTCCACTGCCTCGACAAGAAGGACGGCAAGATACTGTGGAGCCACGACCTGCGCGAAGAAATGCAGGCCAGCCACATGGGACGCGGCTACGGGCCTTCGCCCATCGCCTACCAGGATCTGGTCATTCTGGGCCTGGGCGGGCAGGAGCAGGCCGTGGTGGCTTTCGACCAGGAAAGCGGTGAATTGCGCTGGAAGAGCGGCAGCTTTCCTCCCAGCTATTCCTCGCCCATTCTGGTCGACTTCGGGGGACGCGAGATGCTCATCATCTCCATGGGGACGGCCCGCGCCGGACTCGACCCCTCCAACGGCGAGGTGATCTGGGAGATGGATACGCCCAAGGTGGTGGGACCCATGATGTCGACTCAGCACTTCGGCGACGATCACATTCTCTTCGGCTCCATGGCCTACGGAGGCGGCAGCCGCGCCATCCAGTTGAAGAAGGAAGGCGACCAGTTCAGCGCCGAGGAGCTGTGGTACTCGCGCCGCACCCGCATCATGTACACCACCTATGTGCGGATCGGCGACCACGTGTACGGATCGAGCGGCGATTTCGGGCCGGCTTTTCTGCAGTGCCTGAACATCCACGACGGCAAGGTGCTGTGGCGGGAGCGCGGCTTCTCGCGTGCGCACCTGGTGCTGGTGGGCGAGCACGTCCTCATTCTCGACGAGGACGGCGATCTGGCCATCACCACCGCTTCTCCCCAGGGACTGACGGTGCACTCCCAGGCCAACGTCCTGGAGCGGACGGCCTGGACGCCCCCCACCGTCATCGGGTCGACCGTCTACCTGAGAAACCGCAAAGAGATCAAGGCGCTGGACCTGAGCCGCTAG
- the rbsC gene encoding ribose ABC transporter permease (functions to transport ribose at high affinity; forms a complex with RbsA2C2B) encodes MKASLLHPTRSLGTLMGLFLLCLAMWAATPYFLTPSNLVNVLQQTAINAIISVGMTYVIITAGIDLSVGSILALAAVVMAGLLAEGFSPWLAVPAGLLVGTLAGTVNGLLITAGRLPPFIATLGMMSAARGAALVYTGGRPISGFEEGFRHVATGETFSLPFPILLMLAVYALFHVLLSRTLFGRYVYAIGGNEEAARLSGVRVGRIKTAVYAISGLMSALAGVVLTARLNSAQPTAGIMYELDAIAATVIGGTSLMGGIGHLGGTLIGALIMGVLRNGLNLLNVSSYVQQIIIGSVIIVAVLVDAAMKRRGGS; translated from the coding sequence ATGAAGGCTTCATTGCTCCATCCGACGCGTTCGCTGGGAACCCTCATGGGGCTGTTCTTGCTCTGCCTGGCCATGTGGGCGGCCACTCCTTACTTCCTGACCCCTTCCAACCTGGTCAACGTGCTCCAGCAGACCGCCATCAACGCCATCATCTCGGTTGGCATGACCTACGTCATCATCACCGCCGGCATCGACCTCAGCGTGGGATCCATCCTGGCCCTGGCGGCGGTAGTCATGGCGGGACTGCTGGCCGAGGGCTTTTCCCCTTGGCTGGCGGTGCCGGCCGGACTCCTGGTGGGAACCCTGGCCGGAACCGTCAACGGACTGCTCATCACGGCCGGGCGCCTGCCTCCCTTCATCGCCACCCTGGGCATGATGAGCGCGGCTCGGGGCGCCGCCCTGGTCTACACCGGCGGACGCCCCATCTCGGGATTCGAAGAGGGCTTCCGTCATGTGGCCACCGGGGAAACGTTCTCGCTGCCGTTTCCCATCCTCTTGATGCTGGCGGTTTACGCCCTTTTCCACGTGCTGCTCTCGCGCACGCTCTTCGGACGCTACGTCTACGCCATCGGAGGCAACGAAGAGGCGGCCCGCCTCTCGGGCGTGCGGGTGGGACGCATCAAGACCGCCGTCTACGCTATTTCGGGACTGATGAGCGCCTTGGCGGGAGTGGTGCTGACGGCCCGCCTCAATTCGGCCCAGCCCACCGCCGGCATCATGTACGAACTGGACGCCATCGCCGCCACCGTCATCGGCGGCACCAGCCTCATGGGAGGCATCGGCCACCTGGGCGGAACACTCATCGGGGCCCTCATCATGGGGGTGCTGCGCAACGGGCTCAACCTGCTCAATGTCTCCTCTTACGTGCAGCAGATCATCATCGGCTCGGTCATTATCGTGGCCGTCCTGGTAGACGCCGCCATGAAGCGCCGGGGCGGCTCATGA
- a CDS encoding serine hydrolase domain-containing protein: MRILSLPFLALSLLLGSLAAQPNAPSTASAKEVAAFSPPASAGLDDPVALEAFVDGLMASQMKARKWVGSTVSVVRGGRLIFSKGYGHADLEQDTPVDPATTLFRIGSVSKLFTWTAVMQLVEQGRLDLDADVNQYLETFQIPETYPEPVTLKHLMTHTPGFEDVVIGLFAKEEDTRPLAEVLSSDIPKRVRPPGVQAAYSNWGTALAGLIVSNVSGQSYESYVEDNILQPLGMTYCTARQPVPQEISQYMSKGYTFEGGEFVAKPFEHVPMSPAGAFSASAESMARFMLAHLDPSQEGSPGILQPQTVLRMREELFRPHPRSNAMLYGFIEGRPADPHIFGHGGDTIYFHTMLVLVPEADTGIFLSFNSAQGGQARGDVYDALLERYFPRPESPQPEPAQDVRSLDRFAGSYVANRASETTLAKLAQLIATVEVEVDPDGYLLMRSPQDGEINRYAPLERLVFQHTEKSDKLIFEQDANGEVRELHLSNLPIMAFHKVGGLRSPTLHMAIMGISLVWMLSAVVLWPFAPLLRRKSESTMAARDPRPPLWPSLLGWAVSLLFIIFAVGFAIVLSDPISIVFGVPASLQTLLWIPLAAGFLSILLLAGLWVAWRHSYWGVIRRLHFTLLTVLSFALLWVLNYWNLLGFNY; this comes from the coding sequence ATGCGAATCCTCTCACTTCCCTTTTTGGCTCTATCTCTTTTGCTGGGCAGTCTGGCAGCCCAACCGAACGCTCCTTCGACGGCCTCAGCAAAGGAAGTGGCCGCCTTCTCTCCGCCGGCCAGCGCCGGACTGGACGATCCGGTCGCACTGGAGGCCTTCGTGGACGGCTTGATGGCGTCTCAGATGAAGGCCCGCAAGTGGGTCGGCTCAACGGTTTCAGTGGTGCGGGGAGGCCGCCTCATCTTCTCCAAGGGATATGGCCATGCCGACCTGGAGCAGGACACCCCGGTGGATCCCGCCACCACCCTCTTCCGCATCGGCTCGGTCAGCAAGCTCTTCACCTGGACGGCCGTCATGCAACTGGTGGAGCAGGGACGCCTCGACCTGGACGCCGACGTCAACCAGTACCTGGAGACGTTTCAGATCCCGGAGACCTACCCCGAGCCCGTCACCCTCAAGCACCTGATGACCCATACGCCGGGATTCGAGGACGTGGTGATCGGGCTCTTCGCCAAAGAAGAAGACACGCGTCCGCTGGCCGAGGTGCTGTCTTCGGACATCCCCAAGCGGGTGCGTCCGCCGGGAGTGCAGGCGGCCTACTCCAACTGGGGCACGGCGCTGGCGGGGCTGATCGTCTCCAACGTCTCGGGCCAGTCCTACGAGAGCTACGTCGAAGACAACATCCTGCAGCCGTTGGGAATGACCTACTGCACGGCGCGGCAGCCGGTGCCGCAGGAAATCAGCCAGTACATGTCAAAGGGTTACACCTTCGAAGGCGGCGAGTTCGTGGCCAAGCCCTTCGAGCACGTGCCCATGTCGCCGGCCGGCGCTTTCAGCGCCAGCGCCGAGAGCATGGCGCGCTTCATGCTGGCCCACCTCGATCCCAGCCAGGAGGGAAGCCCGGGCATCTTGCAGCCCCAGACCGTGCTGCGGATGCGGGAAGAGCTCTTCCGACCTCACCCCAGATCCAACGCCATGCTCTACGGATTCATCGAGGGGCGCCCCGCCGACCCGCACATCTTCGGCCACGGGGGAGACACCATCTATTTCCACACCATGCTGGTGCTGGTTCCCGAGGCCGACACGGGCATTTTCCTTTCCTTCAATTCGGCCCAGGGAGGCCAAGCCCGCGGCGACGTTTACGACGCATTGCTGGAGCGTTATTTCCCTCGCCCCGAAAGTCCTCAGCCAGAACCCGCCCAGGATGTGCGGTCGCTGGATCGATTCGCCGGCAGTTATGTCGCCAATCGGGCCTCTGAGACCACTCTGGCAAAGCTGGCCCAGTTGATCGCGACGGTGGAGGTGGAAGTCGATCCGGACGGCTACCTGCTGATGCGCTCGCCTCAGGACGGCGAGATCAACCGCTACGCACCGCTGGAGCGTTTGGTGTTTCAGCACACCGAGAAGTCGGACAAGCTCATCTTCGAGCAGGACGCAAACGGCGAGGTGCGAGAACTCCACCTTTCGAACCTGCCCATCATGGCTTTCCACAAGGTGGGCGGACTGCGCTCGCCCACTCTGCACATGGCAATCATGGGCATTAGTCTGGTCTGGATGCTTTCGGCGGTGGTGCTGTGGCCCTTCGCCCCGCTGCTGCGCCGCAAGTCGGAGAGCACCATGGCCGCCCGCGACCCCAGGCCGCCGCTGTGGCCTTCCCTGCTGGGATGGGCCGTGTCGCTGCTCTTCATCATCTTCGCGGTCGGATTCGCCATCGTGCTCAGCGACCCCATCTCGATCGTCTTCGGCGTTCCCGCCTCGCTGCAGACGCTGCTGTGGATTCCCCTGGCGGCGGGTTTTCTCAGCATTCTCCTGCTGGCCGGCCTGTGGGTGGCCTGGAGGCACTCCTACTGGGGAGTGATCAGACGCTTGCACTTCACGCTCTTGACGGTGCTCAGCTTTGCCCTCCTGTGGGTGCTCAACTACTGGAACCTGCTGGGCTTTAACTACTAG
- a CDS encoding helix-turn-helix transcriptional regulator: MNEATRITFNGALVLQALASGYRYGFEIMDYTRLASGTAYPILRRYEAAGLVESHWEDTSKAHSQGRPRRRYYQLSAQGEKALRQATRRIRAQQRIFQGLEPESR, encoded by the coding sequence ATGAACGAGGCAACCCGCATTACCTTCAACGGAGCCCTGGTGCTGCAGGCCCTGGCCTCAGGCTACCGCTACGGATTCGAGATCATGGACTACACGCGGCTGGCCAGCGGCACGGCTTATCCCATCCTGCGCCGCTACGAGGCGGCGGGACTGGTCGAGTCGCACTGGGAGGACACCTCCAAGGCCCACTCCCAAGGCCGTCCGCGGCGGCGCTATTACCAGTTGAGCGCTCAAGGCGAGAAGGCCCTTCGCCAGGCCACTCGCCGCATCCGGGCTCAGCAGCGCATCTTTCAGGGACTGGAGCCGGAATCCCGCTAG
- a CDS encoding YceI family protein yields MKNIALMATLISLLSATLALAQGESSSDVPERTFAGQTLEVRDQDLDLGEVFYVWPGEDAQLAMISSAPEQQVVLTSNRIVGYAIVPFEREEAASPLAAASFRMPVVQLTSGIDGVDQLLHGPMLLDAASHPEVGLQVVSFSDVSKVEQSDSQTVFRGTMTMEVQAKGGSRRFTFPAQVSLRPFLTMAPRNPVVGDRLVIEGQFEVTPEDLGLTFADPRMQARMSPRIAETLGVRLYLMLGNVDPEKPGNPVDDPRVIHSRIRLDTLLRDLRDAPKAYAYARGLMKESWDDAETLNHIANSIATAEIQPRDLGLALKAASRAVELSEEKNPAYLDTLAEVYFLGADYAQAVQWQEKAAALAQGRMAAPLQSKLARYKAFAAGQ; encoded by the coding sequence ATGAAGAACATTGCATTAATGGCGACCCTGATTTCGCTGCTGTCCGCAACCCTTGCGTTGGCCCAAGGCGAGTCCTCATCGGACGTTCCCGAGCGGACCTTCGCCGGGCAAACCCTTGAGGTGCGCGATCAGGATCTCGACTTGGGCGAGGTCTTCTACGTCTGGCCCGGCGAGGACGCCCAACTGGCCATGATCTCCTCGGCCCCCGAGCAGCAGGTGGTGCTGACCAGCAACCGCATCGTGGGTTACGCCATCGTCCCCTTCGAGCGCGAGGAAGCCGCTTCGCCGCTGGCTGCGGCCTCCTTCCGCATGCCGGTGGTGCAGTTGACCAGCGGAATCGACGGGGTCGACCAGTTGCTGCACGGTCCCATGCTGCTGGATGCCGCCTCCCATCCCGAGGTGGGTTTGCAGGTCGTCTCCTTCTCCGATGTGAGCAAGGTCGAACAGTCCGATTCGCAGACCGTCTTCCGCGGCACCATGACCATGGAGGTGCAGGCCAAGGGCGGCTCCAGGAGATTCACCTTTCCCGCCCAGGTCAGCCTGCGGCCCTTCTTGACAATGGCCCCCCGCAATCCTGTGGTGGGAGACCGGCTGGTGATCGAAGGTCAATTCGAAGTCACTCCCGAGGACCTGGGATTGACCTTCGCCGATCCCCGCATGCAGGCCCGCATGTCTCCCCGCATCGCCGAGACCTTGGGCGTGCGCCTTTACCTGATGCTGGGCAATGTCGACCCGGAGAAGCCGGGCAATCCGGTGGACGATCCGCGGGTGATTCACAGCCGCATCCGCCTCGACACCCTGTTGCGCGACCTGCGCGACGCTCCCAAGGCCTACGCCTACGCCCGAGGGCTGATGAAGGAAAGCTGGGACGACGCCGAGACCCTCAACCACATCGCCAACTCCATTGCCACCGCCGAAATCCAGCCCCGTGACCTGGGTTTGGCCCTCAAGGCGGCTTCCCGGGCGGTGGAGTTAAGCGAGGAAAAGAACCCGGCCTACCTCGACACCTTGGCTGAAGTCTACTTCTTGGGGGCCGATTACGCCCAGGCGGTGCAGTGGCAGGAAAAAGCCGCGGCCCTGGCCCAGGGCCGCATGGCCGCCCCCCTGCAATCCAAACTGGCCCGCTACAAAGCTTTCGCTGCCGGCCAGTGA
- a CDS encoding MarR family winged helix-turn-helix transcriptional regulator gives MSQDEIDTRKAAEEIAMGCLAGRVRLLNRVITSAYNEALRPHGVRVEQLGLLSMVFFLDRPTPSQMEQFLRIERSTLSRNLKRMRDNGWIENLPGPDARSHCLCVTEKGKRLMRQALQSWRGAQKRLGEELGEETLQALFAVASRLTGDDDAPQRREGGGGEESGR, from the coding sequence ATGAGCCAGGACGAAATCGACACTCGAAAGGCCGCTGAAGAAATCGCCATGGGATGCCTGGCGGGAAGGGTGCGCCTTCTCAACCGCGTGATTACCTCGGCCTACAACGAGGCCTTGCGTCCCCACGGGGTGCGGGTGGAGCAGTTGGGGCTCCTTTCCATGGTCTTCTTTCTGGACCGTCCCACGCCCTCGCAAATGGAACAGTTTCTGCGCATCGAGCGCTCCACGCTGAGCCGAAACTTGAAGCGCATGCGCGACAACGGGTGGATCGAGAATCTGCCCGGCCCCGACGCCCGCAGCCATTGCCTGTGCGTGACCGAGAAGGGAAAGCGGCTGATGCGACAGGCTCTGCAGTCCTGGCGCGGGGCGCAGAAGCGGCTGGGGGAGGAACTGGGCGAGGAGACCCTGCAAGCGCTCTTCGCAGTGGCCTCGCGCCTGACCGGCGACGACGACGCGCCTCAGCGTCGTGAGGGTGGCGGCGGCGAAGAGTCGGGCCGATAG
- a CDS encoding DoxX family protein, whose translation MNAKHVIAWVLCVVLGLFFIGGAGFSKLSPSDEILENFEAFGYPPWFVTFTGILEVLGGLLLLIPALASYGGLIIAGVMAGAVYSHVASGIGSPALAAVFLVLAVICCYLRLDRAFGPLGSLGGRR comes from the coding sequence ATGAACGCCAAGCATGTCATCGCCTGGGTCCTGTGTGTTGTCCTTGGATTGTTTTTCATCGGCGGGGCCGGTTTCTCCAAGCTGAGCCCCAGCGACGAGATCCTAGAGAACTTCGAGGCCTTCGGATATCCCCCCTGGTTCGTCACCTTCACCGGAATTCTGGAGGTCTTGGGCGGACTGCTGCTGCTGATCCCGGCGCTGGCTTCCTACGGGGGGCTGATCATCGCCGGGGTCATGGCAGGTGCCGTTTATTCCCATGTCGCATCCGGTATCGGGTCGCCGGCCCTGGCGGCCGTGTTCCTGGTCTTGGCTGTGATTTGCTGCTATCTGCGGCTGGACCGGGCCTTCGGTCCGCTGGGCAGTCTGGGCGGACGCCGCTAA